The Metabacillus schmidteae genome has a segment encoding these proteins:
- a CDS encoding acyl-CoA thioesterase — MEAKYCKESRVIRTSRVFPNDVNNHNTLFGGRLMSDVDQIASISAARHSRRECVTASTDSVDFLHPVQPTDSVCFESYVTWTGTSSMEVFVKIIAEDLKSGKRKMAATALLTFVALDEQKRPTRVPQVIPETEEEKKLHETAPERARMRKERKQKSKELAAFLTTNQPWDLQSCNGFG; from the coding sequence ATGGAAGCAAAATATTGTAAAGAGTCTAGAGTAATACGAACAAGTCGTGTGTTCCCAAATGATGTTAACAACCACAATACATTATTTGGAGGCAGGTTAATGAGTGATGTTGACCAAATCGCTTCCATTTCTGCAGCGCGTCATAGCCGGAGAGAATGTGTAACGGCTTCAACAGATTCAGTTGATTTTTTACATCCTGTTCAGCCGACGGATTCAGTTTGTTTTGAATCGTATGTGACATGGACAGGAACATCATCCATGGAAGTTTTTGTGAAAATTATTGCGGAAGACTTAAAAAGCGGTAAACGTAAAATGGCAGCGACCGCCCTCTTAACTTTTGTCGCACTGGATGAACAAAAACGTCCAACTCGCGTTCCACAAGTGATTCCCGAAACGGAAGAAGAGAAAAAGTTACATGAAACTGCGCCCGAGAGAGCAAGAATGCGTAAAGAACGAAAACAAAAAAGTAAAGAATTAGCTGCATTTTTAACAACAAATCAGCCATGGGACCTACAATCTTGTAATGGTTTTGGCTAA
- a CDS encoding Nramp family divalent metal transporter — protein sequence MIQQKHTQIEQDLGVKKSTIIGPGLIVAATGVGAGDLVAALVAGTNYGLVFLWAILIGSILKFALNEGVGRWHLTSGKTILEGWRLMGKWATGYFGVYSVIWGFVYGAAGTASCALAMAALFPQLSLTQWAIIHGLLAFILVWWGKYKTFEKIMNVLIGLMFIAVVGSALLVIPQLGDILGTAVPTLPQGSLVYALGLIGGVGGSLTMASYGYWLQENKWKGPSFIRAVRYDSAIAYIVTGLFTISLLVLGAGLLYGTDVNISGEKGLVEFASILGNELHPSVRYLFLIGFWSASFSSVLGVWNGVPYLFADFIRSIRHQDISNDDLSKSKAYRFYVLWLTFPPMLLHFIGKPVGLIIAYGALGSIFMPFMAITLLYLLNKKKYVGSIDRHQWLSNIALGVSILLFIILTIIELKGIFFG from the coding sequence ATGATACAACAAAAACATACACAAATTGAGCAAGATCTAGGGGTAAAAAAATCTACCATTATTGGACCTGGCTTGATTGTTGCTGCTACTGGCGTAGGTGCAGGTGATTTAGTTGCCGCACTTGTGGCAGGTACAAATTATGGCTTAGTTTTTCTCTGGGCGATTCTTATAGGTTCCATTCTTAAATTCGCTTTAAATGAAGGTGTTGGTCGTTGGCATTTAACAAGTGGTAAAACGATATTAGAAGGCTGGCGCCTAATGGGGAAATGGGCTACAGGTTATTTTGGTGTTTATTCAGTCATTTGGGGCTTTGTTTATGGTGCTGCAGGTACAGCTTCATGTGCGCTTGCAATGGCGGCATTATTCCCGCAACTTTCTTTAACTCAATGGGCAATCATACATGGGTTATTAGCATTTATATTAGTATGGTGGGGAAAGTATAAAACATTTGAAAAAATTATGAACGTGTTAATCGGACTCATGTTTATCGCAGTTGTTGGATCTGCCCTTTTAGTCATCCCGCAACTAGGTGATATCTTGGGGACTGCTGTACCGACACTTCCACAAGGATCATTAGTGTATGCTCTCGGTTTAATTGGTGGTGTAGGTGGTTCACTAACTATGGCTTCTTATGGTTATTGGTTACAAGAGAATAAATGGAAGGGACCATCTTTTATCCGTGCTGTTCGCTATGATTCTGCAATTGCATATATTGTTACTGGGTTGTTTACAATCTCACTTCTAGTATTGGGTGCAGGATTATTATATGGAACTGATGTTAATATTAGTGGAGAAAAGGGATTAGTAGAATTTGCTTCAATCTTAGGTAATGAACTACATCCATCTGTTCGATATTTATTCTTAATCGGATTCTGGTCAGCTTCATTTAGTTCTGTCCTTGGAGTATGGAATGGTGTTCCTTATTTATTTGCGGATTTCATTAGATCCATTCGTCACCAAGACATTAGTAATGATGATTTAAGTAAATCAAAGGCATATCGTTTCTATGTACTATGGTTAACATTCCCTCCAATGCTCCTTCATTTTATAGGAAAGCCTGTTGGATTAATCATAGCATATGGCGCACTAGGATCTATCTTTATGCCTTTTATGGCAATCACGTTGCTTTATTTACTAAACAAGAAAAAATATGTTGGTTCTATTGATCGCCATCAGTGGCTATCTAATATTGCGCTAGGCGTTAGTATTTTACTATTCATTATTTTAACTATTATTGAATTAAAAGGTATATTTTTTGGTTAA
- a CDS encoding 2-oxoglutarate dehydrogenase E1 component, which translates to MTRNEYKQNPWSHFHGPNLGYVMEQYEMYVNGADSVDSELKELFKSWGSPLQAEGMHVQNSIEITGAVQSDLTSTKKILKAAKLLDDIRLNGHLAAKINPLEKNEDKNNSLPTPERYGLSEHDLKAIPTELVWTNAPKGIHNALDAVNLLTDFYTGSLAYEFSHVHEEEEREWLTQMVESGAVKRDLSKKECTELLTKLAEVEGFEQFLHKTFVGQKRFSIEGVDSLVPMLDHAVREGAKDGVCNVMIGMAHRGRLSVLAHVMEKPYHKIFSEFQHSNAKQQGPSGDLLDISEGWTGDVKYHLGSDRFITGSGEVRTRITLANNPSHLEFVDPIVEGFARAAQEERNQAGYPVQDTSKAFAILVHGDAAFPGQGIVAETLNLAGLKGYKTGGTIHIIANNMIGFTTDSHDSRYTRYASDLAKGYEIPVVHVNADDPEACLAAVHLAYQYRVRFGKDFLIDLVGYRRFGHNEMDDPAVTQPKTYKIVTSHKTVRDLYADHLQTNSTLGQEEIQQIYQTVQETVKAEYEKALENKQDEPAADVEVPGVIAKGIPSIETKVQLDNLREVNEDLLKWPEGFNVYPKLKRILERRKNALEQNGKVEWATAEALAFATIIKDGTPIRLTGQDSERGTFAQRHIVLHDSITNETFSPLHRIPQTQASFAVHNSPLSEAAVIGFEYGYNVFAPETLVMWEAQYGDFANTAQPFFDQFLSAARAKWGQKSGLVLLLPHGYEGQGPEHSSARIERFLQLAAENNWTVANLTSAAQYFHILRRQAAILGTEFVRPLVIMTPKSLLRHPLTASAGTELSESHFKTVVEQPQTGSNVNEVKRLVFTTGKMAIDLAAKVEEMKGNRNLDEVHIIRIEQLYPFPKEQVREIIQRYPNLSEIIWVQEEPKNMGSWHYIAPILIELASGILEVGYIGRPHRSSPAGGDPLVHKREQERIIEQTFEVDSLVDTLNHGIGMF; encoded by the coding sequence TTGACACGAAATGAATATAAACAAAATCCATGGAGTCATTTTCATGGTCCAAACCTTGGCTATGTAATGGAACAATATGAAATGTATGTAAATGGTGCTGACTCGGTTGATTCAGAATTAAAGGAGCTTTTCAAAAGTTGGGGTTCTCCTTTACAAGCTGAAGGAATGCACGTTCAAAATAGTATTGAAATAACAGGAGCTGTTCAAAGCGATCTGACAAGTACGAAGAAAATATTAAAAGCAGCTAAACTGCTTGATGATATTCGACTTAATGGACATTTAGCCGCCAAAATTAATCCGTTAGAAAAGAATGAAGATAAAAATAACTCTCTCCCAACTCCTGAACGATATGGCCTAAGTGAGCATGATTTGAAAGCGATTCCAACTGAGTTGGTATGGACAAATGCTCCAAAGGGTATTCACAATGCACTTGATGCAGTTAACCTATTAACGGATTTTTACACAGGATCCTTAGCATATGAGTTCAGTCATGTACATGAAGAGGAAGAACGAGAATGGTTAACTCAGATGGTGGAAAGCGGTGCTGTAAAGCGTGACTTATCCAAAAAAGAGTGTACAGAGTTATTAACGAAACTGGCAGAAGTGGAAGGATTTGAACAGTTTTTACACAAAACATTTGTCGGTCAAAAAAGATTCTCTATTGAAGGAGTCGACTCTCTCGTACCGATGCTCGATCATGCGGTTAGGGAAGGGGCTAAGGATGGGGTATGTAATGTCATGATTGGAATGGCCCACCGCGGTCGTTTAAGTGTTCTGGCACATGTAATGGAAAAACCTTATCATAAAATTTTCTCTGAATTTCAGCATTCAAATGCAAAGCAGCAAGGACCATCAGGAGATTTACTCGATATAAGTGAGGGATGGACAGGAGATGTGAAATACCATTTAGGAAGCGACCGATTTATCACAGGTTCCGGTGAGGTTCGTACCCGTATTACCTTAGCAAATAACCCAAGCCACCTTGAATTTGTTGATCCAATAGTTGAGGGATTTGCTAGAGCCGCTCAAGAAGAACGCAATCAAGCCGGCTACCCTGTACAAGATACATCGAAGGCGTTTGCAATTTTAGTTCATGGTGATGCCGCGTTTCCAGGGCAGGGGATTGTAGCAGAAACCTTGAATTTAGCGGGATTAAAGGGATATAAAACAGGCGGTACGATCCATATTATCGCCAACAATATGATTGGATTTACAACAGACAGCCATGATTCGCGTTATACAAGATATGCTAGTGATCTAGCGAAAGGATACGAAATTCCTGTTGTACATGTGAATGCAGATGATCCGGAAGCTTGTTTGGCAGCCGTCCATCTAGCTTATCAATACCGTGTACGCTTTGGAAAAGACTTTTTGATTGACTTGGTCGGTTATCGCCGATTTGGACATAATGAGATGGATGATCCGGCAGTTACTCAGCCTAAAACTTACAAAATAGTGACTAGTCATAAGACAGTAAGAGATTTATATGCTGATCATTTACAGACAAACAGCACCCTCGGTCAAGAAGAAATACAGCAAATCTATCAAACTGTGCAGGAAACAGTGAAAGCTGAATATGAAAAGGCGTTAGAGAATAAACAAGATGAACCTGCTGCTGATGTAGAGGTCCCGGGGGTTATTGCTAAAGGAATTCCATCTATCGAAACAAAGGTTCAGCTAGATAACCTTCGAGAGGTAAATGAGGATTTATTGAAATGGCCAGAGGGCTTTAATGTCTATCCAAAATTAAAGCGCATCCTTGAACGCCGAAAAAATGCCTTGGAACAGAACGGGAAGGTAGAATGGGCGACAGCGGAAGCACTAGCATTTGCAACAATCATAAAAGATGGTACGCCAATTCGTCTAACAGGTCAGGATTCGGAACGTGGAACGTTTGCACAGCGTCATATCGTATTGCATGACTCCATAACAAATGAAACCTTTTCACCTTTGCACCGAATTCCACAAACTCAGGCTTCGTTTGCTGTTCACAATAGCCCATTGTCTGAGGCGGCAGTTATCGGTTTTGAATATGGCTACAATGTGTTTGCACCTGAAACACTTGTGATGTGGGAAGCGCAATATGGTGATTTTGCCAACACTGCTCAGCCATTCTTTGATCAATTCCTTTCCGCAGCAAGAGCGAAATGGGGACAAAAATCAGGACTTGTTCTTCTGTTGCCGCATGGATATGAAGGTCAAGGTCCTGAACACTCCAGTGCTAGAATTGAACGCTTTTTACAATTAGCAGCTGAAAATAACTGGACAGTTGCAAACTTAACAAGTGCAGCGCAATATTTCCATATTTTACGTCGTCAGGCTGCTATTTTGGGAACCGAATTTGTTCGACCGTTAGTCATCATGACACCGAAAAGTTTGCTTAGACATCCATTAACTGCTTCTGCAGGTACAGAGCTTAGCGAAAGTCATTTTAAAACAGTAGTAGAACAGCCGCAAACGGGATCAAATGTAAATGAAGTGAAGCGTTTAGTATTCACAACAGGAAAAATGGCCATTGATTTGGCTGCAAAAGTTGAGGAAATGAAAGGAAATCGAAACCTGGATGAAGTTCACATCATTCGTATTGAACAATTGTATCCATTTCCAAAGGAACAAGTAAGGGAAATTATACAGCGATATCCGAACTTAAGTGAAATAATCTGGGTACAGGAAGAACCGAAGAATATGGGTTCATGGCATTATATCGCTCCTATTCTAATTGAACTTGCTTCCGGCATTCTGGAAGTAGGGTACATTGGTCGTCCGCATCGTTCCAGTCCTGCAGGTGGTGATCCACTTGTGCATAAAAGAGAACAAGAACGTATTATTGAGCAAACATTTGAAGTAGATAGTCTAGTAGATACACTAAATCATGGAATTGGAATGTTTTAA
- a CDS encoding NAD(P)-dependent malic enzyme, translated as MSTLREEALKMHKENQGKLGVHSKVAVSNTKDLSLAYSPGVAEPCKDIYEDESKVYDYTMKGNLVAVVSDGSAVLGLGNIGPKAAMPVMEGKALLFKSFADVDAFPICLDTNDPDKIVEVVKLLQPTFGGVNLEDITAPQCFEIEERLRKVCQIPIFHDDQHGTAIVTAAGLINALKLANKRIEDISVVINGAGAAGVAIVKLLLSMGVKDAILCDTKGIIYEGRTVGMNPFKDEMARITNKQQKQGLLADALVGADVFVGVSAAGAVTKEMVRSMNQDPIIFAMANPVPEIMPEEAKEAGALVIGTGRSDFPNQVNNVLAFPGIFRGALDVQAKEINEEMKLAAVYAIAGIIDAEELHCDYVIPDPFDSRVAAYVAAAVAGAAIESGVSQKNVNTEEIKQRLLSLQEKTTKEYQEIN; from the coding sequence ATGTCCACTCTACGTGAAGAAGCATTAAAAATGCACAAGGAAAATCAAGGAAAGCTTGGTGTCCATTCGAAAGTTGCGGTAAGTAATACGAAAGATTTAAGTTTGGCATATTCACCAGGTGTGGCTGAGCCTTGTAAAGATATATATGAAGATGAAAGCAAAGTATATGACTATACGATGAAAGGAAACCTTGTCGCGGTGGTCTCAGATGGTTCAGCTGTACTTGGCCTTGGCAATATAGGTCCAAAAGCTGCCATGCCGGTAATGGAAGGGAAGGCTTTATTATTTAAATCATTTGCTGATGTGGATGCATTTCCTATTTGTCTGGATACAAATGATCCTGATAAAATTGTTGAAGTTGTTAAGTTGTTACAGCCGACGTTTGGCGGAGTTAATTTGGAAGATATTACGGCTCCACAATGTTTTGAAATTGAAGAGCGCTTACGTAAGGTTTGTCAAATTCCGATTTTTCATGATGACCAACATGGTACAGCTATTGTAACAGCAGCAGGGTTAATTAACGCTTTAAAATTAGCAAATAAAAGAATCGAAGATATATCTGTCGTCATAAATGGAGCAGGTGCTGCAGGAGTAGCAATTGTTAAGCTACTTCTTAGTATGGGTGTAAAAGATGCCATTTTATGTGATACAAAAGGAATTATATATGAAGGTCGAACTGTGGGAATGAATCCATTTAAAGATGAAATGGCCCGTATAACGAATAAACAACAAAAACAAGGCTTACTAGCAGATGCACTTGTCGGTGCAGATGTATTTGTTGGTGTCTCAGCAGCAGGTGCTGTCACAAAAGAAATGGTTCGCTCCATGAATCAAGATCCAATCATTTTTGCAATGGCAAATCCTGTACCGGAAATTATGCCTGAGGAGGCAAAAGAGGCGGGTGCACTTGTAATAGGAACAGGTCGTTCTGACTTTCCGAATCAGGTCAATAATGTTCTAGCATTCCCTGGTATTTTCCGGGGAGCATTAGATGTTCAAGCGAAAGAAATAAATGAAGAAATGAAGCTTGCAGCTGTTTATGCAATTGCGGGAATTATTGATGCGGAAGAGCTTCATTGCGATTATGTCATTCCAGATCCATTTGACAGCAGAGTGGCTGCTTATGTTGCGGCAGCGGTTGCTGGTGCTGCTATCGAATCCGGGGTTTCACAAAAAAATGTAAATACAGAAGAAATCAAACAACGTCTATTATCCTTGCAGGAAAAAACGACAAAAGAGTATCAAGAAATTAACTAA
- a CDS encoding sulfite reductase subunit alpha, with the protein MQNTETNKPPFSRTNPFQAKVLKNIDLNKPGSNKETMHIELSLENSGLSYIPGDTLGIIPQNDPELVDSIIEEMKWDGKIPVTINKEGDTLPLEEALTTHFEITLLTKKILQQAAELTENEKLQRLLLAENAKQIKEYTVGRDLLDMLRDFGPWNASAEKIVSLLRKMTPRLYSIASSMTAYPNEVHLTIGAVRYTAHSRNRKGVCSVLVAERVQEGDTLPIFIQQNKHFNLPNSEDKDIIMVGPGTGIAPFRSFIQERAVTKATGRSWLFFGEQYAATDFLYQDELEQFLSDGALTKLVTAFSRDTEQKIYVQHRMLENSKELFDWLENGAYFYVCGDKLNMAKDVHNTLISIIETEGAMTQEEAEVYLNELKKQGRYQRDVY; encoded by the coding sequence ATGCAAAATACTGAAACAAATAAGCCACCTTTTTCAAGAACAAATCCATTTCAAGCAAAAGTACTTAAAAATATTGACTTAAATAAACCTGGTTCTAATAAAGAAACGATGCATATTGAGTTATCTTTAGAGAACTCGGGCCTTTCTTATATTCCTGGGGATACCCTTGGCATAATCCCTCAAAATGATCCGGAACTGGTTGATTCCATTATTGAGGAAATGAAGTGGGATGGAAAAATCCCCGTAACAATCAATAAAGAAGGAGATACACTTCCACTAGAAGAAGCGCTAACAACACACTTTGAAATTACACTTCTAACCAAAAAGATTTTACAGCAAGCTGCCGAATTAACAGAAAATGAAAAGTTACAAAGGCTGTTGTTAGCTGAAAATGCAAAACAAATAAAAGAATATACGGTTGGACGTGACTTGCTTGACATGCTGCGTGACTTCGGCCCTTGGAATGCGTCTGCTGAAAAAATTGTTTCGCTTTTAAGAAAAATGACACCACGTCTTTATTCTATTGCCAGCAGCATGACAGCGTACCCTAATGAAGTTCATCTTACAATCGGTGCTGTTCGCTACACAGCTCACAGTCGTAACCGAAAAGGAGTTTGTTCTGTATTGGTTGCTGAACGAGTACAAGAAGGAGATACACTTCCTATTTTTATTCAACAAAATAAACACTTTAATCTGCCGAATTCCGAAGATAAGGACATTATTATGGTTGGTCCAGGAACAGGAATTGCCCCATTCCGTTCATTTATTCAGGAACGAGCGGTGACAAAAGCGACAGGCAGATCATGGCTATTTTTTGGAGAGCAGTATGCAGCAACAGATTTCCTTTATCAAGACGAGTTAGAGCAATTTTTAAGTGACGGGGCTTTAACAAAATTAGTGACTGCGTTCTCGCGTGATACAGAGCAAAAAATATATGTACAGCACAGAATGCTTGAGAATAGCAAAGAATTGTTTGATTGGCTGGAAAATGGAGCTTACTTCTACGTTTGTGGTGATAAGCTTAATATGGCAAAAGATGTTCATAACACACTTATTAGTATTATTGAAACAGAAGGTGCGATGACCCAAGAAGAAGCTGAAGTATATCTAAATGAGCTAAAGAAGCAAGGTCGTTACCAGCGTGATGTTTATTAA
- the odhB gene encoding 2-oxoglutarate dehydrogenase complex dihydrolipoyllysine-residue succinyltransferase, producing the protein MIEVKVPELAESITEGTVLEWLVKIGDQVSKGEGIVELETDKVNLEVNTEYSGVVTKVLREPGDTVEVGDVIAILEDNAAEGTVRAEAEASKEPVKEEVQPPSTPSAPQNSKTLQPIASPSARKLARELGIDLNQVVSSDPLGRIRPHDVKAHLQTPVTKEKEEQKSENPSSKPAALQANQENDKSVERIKMSRRRQTIAKRLVEVQHTAAMLTTFNEVDMTAVMDIRKKRKDAFLEKHDVRLGFMSFFTKAVVAALRKYPLLNAEIQGDELVLKKFYDIGIAVAAPEGLVVPVVRDANQKSFADIEREIGQLGKKARDNALTLKDLQGGTFTITNGGVFGSLMSTPILNAPQVGILGMHKIQTRPVAIDNDRIENRPMMYIALSYDHRIVDGKEAVSFLAMIKDLLEDPETLLLEG; encoded by the coding sequence ATGATTGAAGTAAAAGTACCAGAACTAGCAGAATCCATTACAGAGGGAACGGTTTTAGAATGGCTTGTTAAAATAGGTGATCAAGTGTCCAAAGGAGAAGGCATTGTAGAACTTGAAACAGACAAAGTCAATTTAGAAGTAAATACTGAATACTCTGGTGTCGTAACAAAAGTACTAAGAGAGCCTGGAGATACAGTCGAAGTAGGTGACGTAATCGCTATTTTAGAAGATAATGCTGCAGAGGGTACAGTTCGAGCCGAGGCAGAAGCGTCGAAAGAACCGGTAAAAGAAGAGGTTCAACCACCTAGTACACCAAGCGCACCGCAAAATTCAAAAACATTACAGCCGATTGCTTCACCATCCGCTAGAAAATTGGCAAGAGAACTGGGAATTGATTTAAATCAAGTAGTAAGCAGTGATCCACTTGGCAGAATTAGACCGCATGACGTAAAAGCACATTTACAGACGCCTGTTACAAAAGAAAAAGAAGAGCAAAAATCAGAAAATCCGAGTTCAAAGCCAGCTGCTCTACAGGCAAATCAAGAGAATGATAAATCAGTAGAACGCATTAAAATGTCCCGTCGTCGTCAAACCATTGCCAAACGTCTTGTAGAAGTCCAACATACTGCTGCAATGTTAACGACTTTTAATGAAGTAGACATGACAGCAGTTATGGATATCCGGAAAAAACGCAAAGATGCCTTCCTGGAAAAACATGATGTCCGTCTAGGTTTCATGTCGTTCTTTACAAAAGCTGTAGTAGCGGCTTTAAGAAAATACCCTCTATTGAATGCCGAAATTCAAGGGGATGAGCTTGTATTAAAGAAATTTTATGATATTGGTATTGCAGTAGCAGCTCCGGAGGGGTTAGTAGTACCAGTCGTGCGTGATGCTAATCAAAAAAGCTTCGCTGATATTGAGAGAGAAATTGGCCAGCTTGGTAAAAAAGCCCGGGACAATGCTCTAACATTAAAAGATTTACAAGGTGGTACATTTACGATTACAAATGGCGGTGTGTTTGGATCTTTAATGTCAACACCGATTTTAAACGCACCACAAGTAGGAATTCTAGGTATGCATAAGATTCAAACAAGACCGGTAGCTATTGATAACGACCGAATTGAAAACCGTCCAATGATGTACATTGCCCTTTCATATGATCATCGAATCGTTGATGGAAAAGAAGCAGTTAGCTTCCTGGCTATGATAAAAGATCTTTTAGAAGACCCGGAAACTTTATTATTAGAAGGATAA
- a CDS encoding LysR family transcriptional regulator: MDYRDWEILKVLYSQKNITKAARLLFITQPALTNRLKHMQEELGVKIVTRESRGVHFTPQGEYLVQCADEALSHYQKVKENVQNMSHISSNEVAGTLKLGVSNFFANYELPYILKLFKAQYPHVEFKVVTGWSRDVTQLIHNKDVHISFIRGDYGWRGLSKHLLFEETICITSKEEIDITELPHLPKIEYKVDYLLKSIEDHWWAENYSKEPFVSIAVDQVDTCKEMVINGLGYGVLSSRVLTGIDDLYKIELKDQNGDPILRRTWMYYHEESLEWNVVKAFVNFIKDFDWK, from the coding sequence ATGGATTACCGAGATTGGGAGATACTAAAGGTTCTTTATAGTCAAAAGAATATTACAAAAGCAGCTAGACTTTTATTTATTACTCAACCAGCATTAACAAACCGTTTGAAGCACATGCAGGAGGAGCTAGGTGTTAAAATCGTAACCCGTGAAAGCAGAGGCGTTCATTTTACTCCACAAGGAGAATATCTTGTCCAATGTGCGGACGAAGCCCTTTCTCACTATCAAAAAGTCAAAGAAAATGTCCAAAATATGAGTCATATTTCCAGTAATGAAGTTGCAGGCACATTAAAATTAGGCGTTTCAAATTTCTTTGCTAATTATGAACTTCCATATATCTTAAAATTATTTAAAGCACAATATCCTCATGTTGAATTTAAGGTTGTTACGGGGTGGAGCAGAGATGTCACTCAACTGATCCACAACAAAGATGTTCATATAAGTTTTATACGAGGAGACTATGGTTGGAGAGGGTTATCAAAACATTTATTGTTTGAAGAAACAATATGTATTACTTCAAAGGAAGAAATAGATATTACCGAACTCCCCCATCTACCAAAAATTGAATATAAAGTAGATTATTTACTAAAATCAATAGAAGATCATTGGTGGGCTGAAAACTATTCAAAAGAACCATTTGTTAGTATAGCAGTCGACCAAGTTGATACCTGCAAGGAAATGGTGATCAATGGTCTAGGTTACGGGGTCTTGTCCAGCAGGGTTCTTACCGGGATTGATGACTTATATAAAATAGAATTAAAGGATCAGAATGGAGATCCTATATTGCGAAGAACGTGGATGTATTATCACGAGGAATCTCTGGAATGGAATGTTGTTAAGGCTTTCGTTAATTTTATTAAAGATTTTGATTGGAAATAG